Sequence from the Arthrobacter pigmenti genome:
GGCGGTGACGCGCTCCGGACCGGATCGGGCGGGGTTGTGCCAGACCAGCTTGAGAGGGACCAGTAAAGGCGGGCATGAAAGCGTCACGTTCGGGCAGCTGTCAGCACGCTGACCGTGGCCAGCACGGCCATCACCATGGCCATGGCGGGGTAGCCTCCCAAGGCGGAGGCCAGGGCCGGGCCTGCGGCCGGTGCCAGGGCTCCAACGATGGTTACCGGGGCTGCGAAGGCGCCCTGCAGTTGTCCGAAACTTTGGGTACCCCACCGGTCGGACACGGCAGTAGCTTGAAGGAGTGTGTTGCAGCCGCGCACCATCCCGGCAATCACGGCGACCGCGACCAGCAAACCTGCCGGACCGGCGGTCAGCGCCAGCGCCCAGACGCAAGATGCTCCCAATGCGTTGAGCACCACCATTCTTCGCACCGGAGAAGTGCTGGAGGGCAAGGCTGAGTAGGCGATGCGCCCGATCACCTGGCCAACCCCGATCAGTCCGAATGCCAGCGCTGCACTCTGGTAGCTGATCCCGCGTTCGAGGAAGAGCGCGATGAGATTGAACGTCACGGCAAACAGCGCGAGAGTCGACAGCGCCATTGTTAATTGAAGCAGCCGGAATGGTCCACTGCGCATCAGGGTTCGGGTGTCTTGTCCCGACGCGGAACCCGCTGGCGGGCCCGTGGGCTCCGACCAATTGGCATTGAGGAAGAACCAGTGCAGGGGGATCGTCACCGCAGCGAGGATTCCCGCAAGGACAAGATAGGTATCACGCCATCCCAGACCGTCGATCAAGGCCGCCGTAACAGGTGCAAAGATGGTTGACGCGAACCCTGCGATCAGGGTCAGCGTGGTCAATGCCCGGATTCGTGCCCTGGCAGCGCCGTACCAGCGGGTAATGACCACAAACGCCGGTTGATAGAACACTGCGGCCTGCGCAAACCCCGCCAGCAGCCAGGCGGCGGCAAACACGGCGAAGCCTGGCGACCAGGCGACCAGCAGCAGCGCCAGTACCCCAACAATGCTTCCGGCGCTCATCAACAAGCGTGGTCCCGTACGGTCAAGAGCGCGCCCTACCCGCACTCCGACGAGGGCGGAAACGATCAGCCCAGCGGAGAAAGCCGCCGTCATCGCGGCGATCGGCCATCCAGTGTCCCGACTGATCGGCACCAGAGCTACTGGAAGCGAGTAATAGAGTAGCCCCCAGCTCGTGGTCTGAGCGATGCACATCGCAGCAAGACCGCCACGCGGGCGGTCTCGGTCAACTGTCACAAGCTCTTCCTGAGATCAGGGGGTAAGACCTCCCGCGGGTCTGTGAGACTGGCCGCAAGTGTGTCGAGGGCTCCAGCCATCATGACCATGCCTCCATTATGCACTCACATTGACAATCGTCGATACGTCTAGCCATACTCATATCGACAGCGATCAATTTCTGGAATCAGGTCCATCCACGGATCTGAGTAAGGAGCAGGGTGAGCCAAGTCTCGCTGCACAAAACGCAGGACCAGCCGCCCACACAAGTGAAGCTTTCGACACTTGACCGCTTGCTCCCTGTGTGGATCGTCGCGGCGATGATAGCCGGCCTGTTGCTCGGAAAGCTGGTTCCCGGCGTCGCGGACGTTCTGGACTCGATCAAGGTAGGTAACGTCTCGCTGCCGATCGCTGTTGGCCTGCTGGTGATGATGTACCCGGTGCTCGCAAAAGTCCGCTACAACGAAACCGGCAACGTCCTTCAGGACCGCAAACTCATACTCACTTCGCTGATTCTGAACTGGCTTGCCGCTCCCGCACTGATGTTCGCGTTGGCCTGGGTGTTCCTCCCGGATCTGCCCGAGTACCGCACGGGCCTCATTATCGTGGGACTCGCCCGCTGCATAGCCATGGTGATGATCTGGAACGATCTCGCCTGTGGGGACCGGGAAGCAGCAGCCGTGCTGGTCTTCCTGAACTCCGTGTTCCAGGTGATCGCATTCGGTGCCCTCGGATGGTTCTACCTGCAGTGGCTCCCGGACCTCCTTGGATTGCCTACGACCAGTGCCGAGTTCTCCTTCTGGGCGATCACCGCGAGCGTCCTGGTATTCCTCGGCATTCCCTTGCTCGCTGGTTTCCTGACGCGAACGCTCGGCGAAAAAGTCAAGGGCCGTTCCTGGTACGAGGAGAGGTTCCTTCCGAAACTCGGTCCGTGGGCACTTCACGGCCTCCTCTTCACCATCGCGCTGTTATTCGCGCTCCAAGGCGACGAAATCACATCGAATCCGTTGGATGTCGCCCGCATTGCCCTCCCCTTGCTCATCTATTTTGTGCTTGTTTTTGGTGCGGGAATGGTCCTTGGAAAACTACTGCGGCTTGGGTATGCGCGCACCACCACGCTGGCGTTCACAGCGGCCGGCAACAACTTCGAACTGGCCATCGCCGTGGCGATTGGCACCTTCGGCGTGACGTCCGGGCAGGCGCTGGCCGGCGTCGTCGGGCCGTTGATCGAGGTGCCCGTCCTTATTGCCCTTGTCTACGCCGCCTTGTGGGCGCGTTCGCGGTTCTTTTCCGACAAGCAGGTCCTTCAACCCATCGTCACGAAAGCCTGATCATGACTGAAGCAAACACACCCGCCCCCAGCGGGCAGAAGCCGTCTGTCCTCTTCGTCTGCGTTCATAACGCCGGCCGATCCCAGATGGCGGCCGGCTACCTGTCACACCTTGGCAAAGGCAAGATCGAGGTGCGCTCCGCCGGCTCCCAACCGGCGGACCAAATCAACCCCGCTGCCGTTGAAGCGATGGCAGAAGAGGGAATCGACATCACAGCCGAATCACCGAAGATCCTGACGCCCGAAGCAGTGCAGGCCTCCGATGTCGTTATCACCATGGGATGCGGCGATGAATGCCCCTACTTCCCGGGCAAGCGGTACGAGGACTGGGTACTTGAGGACCCGGCAGGCAAAGGGGTGGAGTCCGTGCGCCCGATCCGCGACCAAATCAAGGCGCGTATCGAGCAGCTCATTTCGGAGTTACTTCCGACACGCGCCGACAACCGTCAATAGGAGAAACGCACATGCCCCAGAACGAGAATCTTCCGATAGCCATCATCGGCGCCGGCCCAACGGGCCTCTCCGCAGCAGCTCACGTCCTGGAACGTGGACTGACGCCCCTGATCTTCGAAAAAGGAAGCGCGGTGGGCGCTGCTATCCGGCAGTGGGAACATATCCGCCTCTTCTCACCGTGGCAGTACAACGTGGACCCAGCCGCCCGAAGAATGCTGGAGGCGACAGGCTGGCAGGAACCGCGCCCCACTGCTCTGCCCTATGGCCGGGAACTCATCGAGTCCTACCTTGAACCGCTCGCCGAGCTACCGGCCATCGCCGACGCGTTGCAGTTGAACTCCGAAGTCCTTGCTGTCACCAGGGCAGGGATGGACAAGACCCGCACGAAAGTCCGCGACGAGCAACCGTTCCTCGTCCGGGTCTCCGGTCCGCACGGCGTACATGATCACCGGGTGCGCGCCGTGATTGACGCGTCGGGAACCTGGAGCCAACCGAACCCGCTCGGGCAGGCTGGGCTGCCGGCTACGGGCGAGGAAACCGCAGGTGAGTACATCACCGAACCTCTGCCAGATGTTGTCGGCAATGCGCGATCCCGTTTCGCCGGGAAGCGGGTCATGGTAGTCGGGGCGGGACATTCCGCAGCGAATACCCTCATCAGCCTCGGCCAGGTAGCCAAAGCCGAACCCGGAACAAGGATCGTCTGGGCGGTTCGGGGGAGCGGATCGGCGCAGAGGCTTTATGGCGGAGGAGACCTGGACGGTCTTCCTGCACGTGCCGCACTGGGAAGCCGGCTCCGCGCGCTGGTGGATGACGGTGTGGTTGAGCTTCAGACCTCCTTCACCATCACTTCCTTGAAGCACGACGACGGCGCGCTCACTGTGACAGCTTCCACCCCCGACGGTGAACGGACGGTCGACGTGGATGTACTGGTTCCTGCCACAGGTTTCCGCCCTGACCTACAGATCCTGCGGGAGCTTCGGCTCGAGCTGGATCCGGCGGTCGAGGCGCCCCGCGCCCTTGGGCCGCTCATAGATCCAGAGTTCCATTCGTGTGGAACCGTCCCCGCTCATGGCGCCGATGCACTTTCACACCCGGAGAAAGACTTCTACCTCGTGGGAATGAAAAGCTATGGCCGGGCGCCCACATTCCTGCTCGCTACCGGTTATGAGCAGGTCCGGTCGGTGGTCGCGGCGATCGCCGGTGACCAGGCAAGCGCCTCGACCGTGCAGCTCGAACTTCCCGAGACCGGAGTATGCAGCACCGACCTCGGCGGCTCGTGCGACGCACCCGTGGCAGAGCCGGCATCAAGCTGTGCTTCCTCTTCAGACGTCCAGGCGCCTGAAGAGGAAGAGGCGGGTTGCTGCGCTGCGCCACAACTGGTGAGTCTCGGCGTTTCAACAGGAACTGTGCATGGACGATCCAATGACCCGGACTCATCGCGCTGAGTAGTGTGCCCGTACCTGAGCGAGCGTCAAGGCCCGGGTGTAGATGGCTACTTCATCGATAGTCCCCGCGAAGTAGTTGCTGGCCGGGCGGCTGGGCCAGTTCGCTAGTTGCCCTGCGCCGGTCTGCCAGTATCCGTTGTACGGGTCGGCGCTGGTGTAGCGGGTGTCCCTGGCTGCGAGCTCCCCGTCCACGTAGAGGACTATGCCCGCTGGTGAGAGCGTGGCGGCGAGGTGGTGCCAACCGCCGTCGTTATAACGGGTTTGGGTGAAGATGGTCCGGCGGGAGCCGGGGCGGACACCAAATGCCAGCTGTCCGCTGTTGAGCATGTACACGGTGCGGTCGTGCCGGGAGGCGTTGGCGATGCTGGTGTTGTTGGCGAAACCAATGATCTGCCCGCCCCGGGTGGTTGTGGTGTTGAACCACGCCTCAAGGGTGAAAGTCTGCGGGTTATCGTGACGGGTTCCGGTGATGAGTGACCCGGAGGACCCATCGAACCGCGCGGCCCGGTTGTTCATCTTCACCAACGGACCGGCGACGTTGTAGGTCACCCCGCCGACAGGGTAGCTGGAATCCCGTCCGTTGCCGGAGGAATCCGCCATAATCCCGGGTTGGCCTTCTTCGAGATGGTAGAAGTAGCCGGGGGAGTCGGCGATGACTTCGACCGCGTAGTTCCCAGTGGTGGAGGCGAGCGCCGCCTGGTAGTGAGCGCTGATGCGGGCCTGGCTGAGCGCGGCCGGATAGATGGAGATCTCATCGATGCTTCCGGTGAAGTAAGTGTTCACTGGCCGGTTGGGCCAACCGGCCAGGTTATCCCCGCCGATCCGCCAATACCCGATGAAGGCCTCTGCGGCCCGATTGGAATTGGACCCGATGAGCCGCCCGTCGACGTAGAGTGCCATTCCGGCTGGCCCAAGAGTCGCTGCGACGTGGTGCCAGGCGCTGTCGTTGTAACTGAGCGGACTGGTGATGACGCGGGTGGCGCCAGCGTAAACACCGAAGTTCAGTTTGCCGTCTGATCCCATATACAGGTTCCGGTCGTACCTGCTGCTGGTACCCGAGCGGGTGTTACCGAAGCTGGCCAGTTCTCCGCCCAGTCCGCTGCCGGTCCGGAACCATAGCTCAACAGTGAAAGTCTGCGGACCCGGTATTGGCCCGGGGGGCGCGAAGGTGGCTGCGGGCGTGCCGTTCAACGTGATGGCCAGGTTCGTTTCATTCACCAGAGCACCGGGCACACTGTTGGTCACGCCGAAGTAGCTATAGGCCGCGTCCCGGTTGTTCCCCGAGAGGTCTTGCGCCACGTAGATCGTCGGTGCCTCGTCCAGTGGATAGTACGCCCACGGTGCATCCCTGGCGATCGCTGCCCGGTAGTTGTAATACATCCTGGATCCGAAGGAGAGGGCTGCTTGCCAACTGTTCCCAGGGTTCGCGGTACGCCCGGTGAAGAACGCTTCCACTGGTCGGGCGGCGAACGCGGCCGTCGCTGCTGCAGGCAGGGCCAGTAGCGGGAGAGCGCTCAACAGGCCGCGTCTGGAAACGCCGGCCGCAGCAGGTGCGCTCGCGTCGTCGTTCGGTTGAGAGCCCTCTGCTGGTTCCTCGCTGATACTGGAGTTGGGATGCTCAGATCGATCCGTCGTCCTACGGGACCGGCTGGGAACGGACACGACGACGGTCGTCAGGGCGGCCAGCGTCAGGACAGACCAAAGCGCCAGTGCAGGGAGGTTCCCGGATCCCAGCCAATAGCCGGGTAAACCAACGTAGGGAACCAGCAGCCGGGCCCGCCCGGTAATCTGCTCCCGGGTCAGCGGTGTGCTGTCCACGTCAGCGTTCGCGTCACCGGCCGTGACGAACGTACCGTCCGGGTTCGAGGCGACAATCCTGTGCAGCATGACCCGCTCCGGGGCGCCGCCTGATCCACTTCGGGCACGGAACTCGACCACGCCGCCCATGGGTGCCGGCATGTCCGGGCTGAGGTCGCTGAGGAGCACGACGTCACCGGCACTGATGTGCGGTTCCATCGACCCGCTCTGAATCACCGAACCGTGCCACCCGAAGAGAGATGGCAGCAGAGCGATCGCAGCAAGACTGAGCAGGAAAACCAGGTACGCCCGGGCGAAAGTTCCCACGAGGAACCAGATCCACGCCGTACTACCTTCGGCAGTGGCACGGGTTGTTTTCTGTCCTTGAATACTCAGAGCGTCCCGGTGATCCCGTGTAGTCACGGGCACCCGTTACGGGGTTGGGGTGTCTTCGGTCTGCAGCTCCCACACAAGGTCAATGCTGACCCGTGAGCCCTGCAGGGCGTCGATCTGCTGTTGCGTGAGCCCCGTGGTGTCGAACCTCCAGGTTCCCCGGTATACCTGCTGCTCACCCGGCGTCCCCTGGGTGATCCAGGGAGAGCCTCCGTTGGTGTAGTTATTATTGACCTCCGCCAACGTCGAGAGCGGAGCCCCGGGCTGCTCATCCGGGACAGGGACGAAGCCGGTGCAGTCATTGAATGATCCGCCGGTGCCCTGCTCCACGTCGAAGATGATGTGATCCTCGAGCCCGGCGGCAGATTCGGAAAGGTTCTGGGTGTAGGCGCGGACCTCCCCTGGAACGTTGGATCCGGAGGTCACCACAATGCACTTCTGCCCTGAGTCGCCGGGGACGATACCCTCAGCGGTAAACGCTGCCCGTCCCTGATCGTCGTCGGTGAGCATGACCGTACCGGTGCTCCAGGCGTTACCCGCGTTCCGCGTGGTTGCTGTGAAAGCGGCCTGGGAACCCTGCCACACCATCCCGCCAGCGAGAAGGACGGCGATCGGGCCAGCACTCAAGGCAGCGACTTTCCGGATACGGGGTGAAGGAGCGTTCATCGGGGAGACCTTTACATCGAAGACAACCAAGACCAATGACTCCGGCGTCAGCATTCCGCGTGAATCCATCGGTACCAACCCCGGCGTCGTCTCAAAGGTACGCGGGCAGCGGGAACGAACCAATTGAAACGGTGAAGGTATGGGGAATCTTTAGTAATAAACCGTTAGATCTTGATCCAACCTGCGGAAATGGTGCCGCCCCACATGGGAAACACACCCTTAAATGGGGCTTGAGTGCTCCACAGGCCCGGCGTCATGATTCGTTATACGAACACATAGGATTAGTGAGTACGACCGCTCCCAGAGGAATTGCCAAAGTTCCCAAAAATCGAACGGAATAAAGGTCTCCCAATGTACGACAACGGTGTCCTGTCCTGGGCTGGCCCCCTCACGGCACAGCCCGGGATGCCACTGCGTGTGGCGGCGTATTCGCGCATCGCAGAGGCGGTCCGGCGCGGTAGCCTTCTGCCCGGGTCGTTGTTGCCCACCGAGGCGGAACTTGGTGCGGCGATGGAGGTCAGTAGGACTGTCGTCCGAGAGGCGCTCATGTTACTTGAGGAGGACGGTCTAGTCCGTGCCCGCAGAGGCGTTGGACGCTTTGTCGCGGAGTCATTGCCACGGATGGGGATCGAACGCATCCAGCCCTTCGAAGAACTATTTGCGGTTTCCGGCCACGCTCTGTCGCTCCAGCGAATTCAGACTGTCTGCCAGCCGGCATCGGAGTTTATCGCCCCTGGCATCGGTGCCCAGCCGGAGGACGAGTTCCTGCTTTGGGAAACGGTCATCTCCCGTAACGGTGAGGAAATAGCCCATCTGCAGGAGCACATCTCGACACAGCCGGGCACTCCTGGCGCCCGTGACGACATTGCAGCAGCGCTGGCGGCACAGACCGGGGGTACATTACTTGCAGCGATCGTAGAAGTGCTGGGTCCGAGTCTGGGACCGGGTCAATGCGATGTTGGTTTGACCACCGTAGGACCGAGCCGGGCTAGACTGCTCGCCCTGCGGCCCTCCGAACCTGTCATGGTGCTCACGCAATATCTCCGGTATAACGGGGCGCCGTTCTACCTGGCCAAATGTCTCATCGCTGCCAGAGCCGGCCACCTCGTCGTCCGGCAGACCTGATCACGCATTACGAACCCCGGAGCCTACGGTGGATGCTGGTTCCGATGGCGACAAGGTCCCCGCAGGCGCGAGCGATCGGGAAGGTCTCGCTAGTACCGACGCAGAAATGATAGGGCTAGCGGTCGCTGGGCTCTAATACTCCTCACCGGAACGACATTATGGTTCATATCGCACCGTCGCGGGCACCACACATTTTCACAGGCGAACACGCGATTCATGCGGCGTTTAGCGAGGAAGCGACTGTTCTTGGGCAGCAGGTGGGCCTATAAGTTGCAGTCGCAGCACAAGAAAATTCACACAGACTACGACGACGGGAGAAGACTGGCGCCGTGATCCGTTAACAGCTGTGGGCCGCCTTCACCGGGGAGTGGAGTGCGGTACCCAAGCAGGCCGATCTCAAGCGACAGGAAGGATCGTCAAGCGTGAAATCCATGCTCACTGTGGCTGCCACGTGTGGCCTGGCGCTCGTCCTCTCCGCTTGCGCAGGGAGCGGACAGGACTCCGCTAACACGTTGAACGCACCGGCCGCCCTGCCCGAACCACCTCCCACCACCGAAGCCGGACCGCCGGCAACGAACCTGAAGCTCGGCGAGCAAGCGCCGTCGACACCCATGGCTGAAGCGCCGGCCATAGAGGATTGCGTGGTGGTCGCTGCCGGCGTCTCGTCGGTGCTGCTGGCACCGCTCAGCTTCATCGGTGATGAAGATAGGGAAACCATGGCCAGGCTGGAGGACCAGTTACAGCACCTTGAATCAAAGGTCCCGGCCGAACTCAAAGCCCATTTCGTCAGGGTGGCTGACGCCGCGGAAAGCGGCCCGCCCGGATCCGGTCAGTTTGATGAACGTGCCTTCCGGGCGGCACTGGAGCCTGTCCAGCAGTGGCTTCAGAAGCACTGCAACGAGCCCGCGGAGTAGCCGGCACGCCTGTGCCAAAGGCTCAACGGAAGGGTTAGGCTGGGCACAAGAGAAAGGGTGCTCAGCAGATGGATAATGACAAGCCAACCCGGCCGGCAGCAGCTCCGTCCACTCCCCAGCCAGGGACGGCCCCTCATACAGCAGTAACCGCTCAAGACACCACAGCCGTGGACAACCTGCCCCAAGCCGCGCAGGGGAAAACCACCATCGCGGAGACCGCCGTCGCAAAGGTTGCGGCCATCGCCGCACGCAACGTCCCTGGTGTCTACGCTCTGGGCAGCGGAACGGGACGGGCGCTGGGAGCGCTTCGCGACGTCGTGGGCGCCAGCGATATTGCCCAGGGCGTCCACGTTGAGGTCGGCGAGATCCAGGTGGCAGTGGACGTGAACCTGATAGCGGAATACGGCCACCCGCTCACCAACGTGGCGGACCAGGTGCGCGCCGCCGTCTTCACCTCTGTAGGTGAGCTGGTGGGTCTGCAGGTCATCGAAGTCAACGTTGAGATCAACGACGTCCACGTGCCGGGGCTCAATGACCCGAAGAGCAACGAGAAGCC
This genomic interval carries:
- a CDS encoding NAD(P)-binding domain-containing protein; the protein is MPQNENLPIAIIGAGPTGLSAAAHVLERGLTPLIFEKGSAVGAAIRQWEHIRLFSPWQYNVDPAARRMLEATGWQEPRPTALPYGRELIESYLEPLAELPAIADALQLNSEVLAVTRAGMDKTRTKVRDEQPFLVRVSGPHGVHDHRVRAVIDASGTWSQPNPLGQAGLPATGEETAGEYITEPLPDVVGNARSRFAGKRVMVVGAGHSAANTLISLGQVAKAEPGTRIVWAVRGSGSAQRLYGGGDLDGLPARAALGSRLRALVDDGVVELQTSFTITSLKHDDGALTVTASTPDGERTVDVDVLVPATGFRPDLQILRELRLELDPAVEAPRALGPLIDPEFHSCGTVPAHGADALSHPEKDFYLVGMKSYGRAPTFLLATGYEQVRSVVAAIAGDQASASTVQLELPETGVCSTDLGGSCDAPVAEPASSCASSSDVQAPEEEEAGCCAAPQLVSLGVSTGTVHGRSNDPDSSR
- a CDS encoding Asp23/Gls24 family envelope stress response protein, which translates into the protein MDNDKPTRPAAAPSTPQPGTAPHTAVTAQDTTAVDNLPQAAQGKTTIAETAVAKVAAIAARNVPGVYALGSGTGRALGALRDVVGASDIAQGVHVEVGEIQVAVDVNLIAEYGHPLTNVADQVRAAVFTSVGELVGLQVIEVNVEINDVHVPGLNDPKSNEKPRPAAS
- the arsB gene encoding ACR3 family arsenite efflux transporter; protein product: MSQVSLHKTQDQPPTQVKLSTLDRLLPVWIVAAMIAGLLLGKLVPGVADVLDSIKVGNVSLPIAVGLLVMMYPVLAKVRYNETGNVLQDRKLILTSLILNWLAAPALMFALAWVFLPDLPEYRTGLIIVGLARCIAMVMIWNDLACGDREAAAVLVFLNSVFQVIAFGALGWFYLQWLPDLLGLPTTSAEFSFWAITASVLVFLGIPLLAGFLTRTLGEKVKGRSWYEERFLPKLGPWALHGLLFTIALLFALQGDEITSNPLDVARIALPLLIYFVLVFGAGMVLGKLLRLGYARTTTLAFTAAGNNFELAIAVAIGTFGVTSGQALAGVVGPLIEVPVLIALVYAALWARSRFFSDKQVLQPIVTKA
- a CDS encoding LamG-like jellyroll fold domain-containing protein; this encodes MTTRDHRDALSIQGQKTTRATAEGSTAWIWFLVGTFARAYLVFLLSLAAIALLPSLFGWHGSVIQSGSMEPHISAGDVVLLSDLSPDMPAPMGGVVEFRARSGSGGAPERVMLHRIVASNPDGTFVTAGDANADVDSTPLTREQITGRARLLVPYVGLPGYWLGSGNLPALALWSVLTLAALTTVVVSVPSRSRRTTDRSEHPNSSISEEPAEGSQPNDDASAPAAAGVSRRGLLSALPLLALPAAATAAFAARPVEAFFTGRTANPGNSWQAALSFGSRMYYNYRAAIARDAPWAYYPLDEAPTIYVAQDLSGNNRDAAYSYFGVTNSVPGALVNETNLAITLNGTPAATFAPPGPIPGPQTFTVELWFRTGSGLGGELASFGNTRSGTSSRYDRNLYMGSDGKLNFGVYAGATRVITSPLSYNDSAWHHVAATLGPAGMALYVDGRLIGSNSNRAAEAFIGYWRIGGDNLAGWPNRPVNTYFTGSIDEISIYPAALSQARISAHYQAALASTTGNYAVEVIADSPGYFYHLEEGQPGIMADSSGNGRDSSYPVGGVTYNVAGPLVKMNNRAARFDGSSGSLITGTRHDNPQTFTLEAWFNTTTTRGGQIIGFANNTSIANASRHDRTVYMLNSGQLAFGVRPGSRRTIFTQTRYNDGGWHHLAATLSPAGIVLYVDGELAARDTRYTSADPYNGYWQTGAGQLANWPSRPASNYFAGTIDEVAIYTRALTLAQVRAHYSAR
- a CDS encoding arsenate reductase ArsC: MTEANTPAPSGQKPSVLFVCVHNAGRSQMAAGYLSHLGKGKIEVRSAGSQPADQINPAAVEAMAEEGIDITAESPKILTPEAVQASDVVITMGCGDECPYFPGKRYEDWVLEDPAGKGVESVRPIRDQIKARIEQLISELLPTRADNRQ
- a CDS encoding MFS transporter gives rise to the protein MTVDRDRPRGGLAAMCIAQTTSWGLLYYSLPVALVPISRDTGWPIAAMTAAFSAGLIVSALVGVRVGRALDRTGPRLLMSAGSIVGVLALLLVAWSPGFAVFAAAWLLAGFAQAAVFYQPAFVVITRWYGAARARIRALTTLTLIAGFASTIFAPVTAALIDGLGWRDTYLVLAGILAAVTIPLHWFFLNANWSEPTGPPAGSASGQDTRTLMRSGPFRLLQLTMALSTLALFAVTFNLIALFLERGISYQSAALAFGLIGVGQVIGRIAYSALPSSTSPVRRMVVLNALGASCVWALALTAGPAGLLVAVAVIAGMVRGCNTLLQATAVSDRWGTQSFGQLQGAFAAPVTIVGALAPAAGPALASALGGYPAMAMVMAVLATVSVLTAART
- a CDS encoding GntR family transcriptional regulator, producing MYDNGVLSWAGPLTAQPGMPLRVAAYSRIAEAVRRGSLLPGSLLPTEAELGAAMEVSRTVVREALMLLEEDGLVRARRGVGRFVAESLPRMGIERIQPFEELFAVSGHALSLQRIQTVCQPASEFIAPGIGAQPEDEFLLWETVISRNGEEIAHLQEHISTQPGTPGARDDIAAALAAQTGGTLLAAIVEVLGPSLGPGQCDVGLTTVGPSRARLLALRPSEPVMVLTQYLRYNGAPFYLAKCLIAARAGHLVVRQT